The DNA region ATAATAAATGAAAACGCATCTACCACAAATTCACAATCCCAATGGAGCTATTCTGGCGATGCACCTAAACGAGTTAGAAACTACTGAAAATTTAAAAGAAGTCGAAGAAGCGTGGCGAACACTAGAAAAATCAATTCTCTATTATCAGGGGCGTCCTGTTGGGACGGTAGCCGCTTATGATGCATCTGTAGAGGCTCTTAATTATGACCAGTGCTTTGTTCGGGATTTTGTTTCCTCAGCTCTAATTTTTCTAATTAAAGGTAGAACAGATATTGTTCGCAATTTCTTAGAAGAAACCTTAAAGCTACAACCTAAAGAAAGGGCATTAGATGCTTATAAGCCTGGACGAGGATTAATTCCAGCTAGCTTTAAAGTTGTATCAGAAAATGGGCAAGAATATTTAGAGGCTGATTTTGGTGAACATGCGATCGCTAGAGTTACACCTGTAGATTCTTGCCTATGGTGGATTATTTTGTTGCGTGCTTATGTAATCGCTACAGAAGATTTTTCTCTAGCCTATCAACCTGAATTCCAAAATGGTATCAGGTTAATCATGGAAATCTGCTTGGCAAATCGTTTTGATATGTACCCAACGCTGTTGGTTCCAGATGGTGCTTGTATGATTGACCGTCGTATGGGCATTTATGGGCATCCTCTAGAATTACAAGTTCTCTTTTACACGGCATTGCGTGCATCTCGTGAACTGTTAATTTGCCAAGGTAATTCCGATATTGTTGAAGCCATTGATAATCGGTTGCCTCTTTTATGCGCTCATATCCGCCAGCATTATTGGATAGATATTAATCGCCTGAATGCAATTTATCGCTTCAAAAGTGAAGAATATGGTAAGGGTGCTGTTAATCTGTTCAACATATATGTAGATTCTGTTCCCTATTATGAATTAGATAAGTGGCTACCAAAAAAAGGTGGTTATCTAGCAGGTAATGTCGGGCCATCGCAGCTAGATACTCGCTTCTTTTCACTCGGAAACTTAATGGCAATCATTTCAGACTTAGCCACTGAAGAACAGTCACAAGCGATTATGACTCTCATTGAGGATCGATGGGATGATTTAGTGGGAGATATGCCAATGAAAATTTGTTTCCCAGCTTTAGAACATGAAGAATACAGAATTGTAACTGGATGTGACCCCAAAAATATCCCCTGGTCGTATCATAATGCTGGTAGTTGGCCAGTTTTAATGTGGATGTTAGCGGCGGCGGCGGTGAAAACTAACAAAACAAATCTTGCACAAAAGGCTATTGAAACTGCTCAAGGACGCCTCAGTACAGATGAATGGCCAGAATATTACGATGGTAAGAAAGGGCGACTGATTGGCAAACAAGCTCGAAAATATCAAACTTGGACAATTACTGGGTTCTTATTAGCAAAAGAACTGATGGCAAACCCCACTTATTTACCATTAATCAGCTTTGGTAAATTACCAGCAGAACAGGTTTCTAGAGCATGTGAGTTTGAAATCGCTAGTGTAGACCCGTATCTGTCTCGATAGGGAAAGAGTACAGACGCGATTAATCGCGTCTGTACAGGAGTTAGAATACAAAAGCCTTCTGACTCCTGAATCTTGTTTCCATGACAAACCCCCGTCAACTAGCTTTTATCGCCCTGCGAGATGTTCACAAGGGGGCTTATGCTGATGTTGCCCTAGATAGAGTGCTGCAAAAAGTTAATTTGCCTGATAGCGATCGCCGCTTGCTGACAGAATTGGTTTATGGGAGTGTCAGAAGGCAGCGCACTCTTGATACTCTCATCGATCAATTTGCTAAAAAGAAATCTCACCAACAACCACAAGACCTCCGCACCATCTTACATCTGGGTTTCTACCAACTGCGTTATCAACAGCGTATTCCCGCCTCAGCTGCTGTTAATACTACCGTCCAGCTAGCAAAAGAAAACGGTTTTTCTGGACTCACGGGTTTTGTTAACGGTCTATTACGCCAGTATTTAAGACAAGCAGGGGAGCAGGGGAGCACAGGGGTAGAGGAGAAAAACTCATCACTCCCCCAGTCCCCAGTCCCCAGTCCCCACTCCCCACTCCCCGATTTTGATCCGCTACAACTTCCCGAAAACCCAGTGGAACGCTTGGGTATTTTACACAGCTTTCCTGACTGGATTATTCAAGTTTGGTTAGAACAACTGGGTTTGGCTCAGACAGAACAACTGTGTGAATGGATGAACCAATCACCAACAATTGACTTGCGTATCAACCCACTTCGTACTTCCATCGAAGAAGTTGAGGCGGCTTTGCAATCTGTTGGTATTTTGGTGAGACGGATTCCTGATTTACCCCAAGCTTTACGATTGATTGGTAGTGCTGGGTCAATTCAAAAACTACCTGGTTTTAAAGAAGGTTGGTGGACTGTACAAGATAGTAGTGCCCAATTGGTAAGTCATTTGCTCGACCCCCAACCCGGTGAGGTGGTAATTGATGTCTGTGCCGCACCAGGGGGTAAAACAACCCACATTGCTGAGTTAATGGCAGATAAAGGGAAAATTTGGGCTTGCGATCGCACTCCTTCTCGTCTTCGCAAACTCCAAGAAAATTCTCAACGGCTGAATTTACAATCTATTCAAATTTATACTGGTGACAGCCGCCACTTCAACCAATTCCAAAACACCGCAGACCGCGTATTATTGGATGCTCCATGTTCTGGGCTAGGAACTATGCACCGTCATGCTGATGCTCGTTGGCGACAGACACCAGAATCTGTCCGGGAACTTTCGGTGCTGCAAAAAGAATTAATAACACATACATCAACTTTTGTCAAACCTGGTGGTGTATTAGTTTATGCCACCTGTACATTGCATCCAGCAGAAAACGAAGAAATAATTTCGACATTTTTAGCTGAGTCACCTCATTGGCAAATTGAGTCTCCAAGCGGCTTTGAGTTGCCTGCTTCTGCATATAGCACCCCTCAAGGTTGGTTTAAAGTCTGGCCCCATAAACAGGACATGGATGGCTTTTTTATGGTGCGCTTAAGAAAAACCAATAATTCCGAGTGAATACTGTTTGGGATTGTACGATTTGGTGGAGGCCTGAATCTACCAGACGAGGCAGCAATGGTTACCCCTTCTAATGTCAAAAACTTAGTTAAAATCCTGATTGGAGCCGCCTGGATCGATGGCAGAATCCAACCAGAAGAACGGCAATATCTCCGCGAAATAGCTCAAGCAAAAGGTTTGGCTAACGATCCAGAAATTAAGCCTTGGCTGTACGAATTCGTTCCTGTACAGCCAAAAGAATGCTATGACTGGGTGCGTGAGTATTTAGGCGATCGCCCCAGCCATGAAGATTGTGAAAATCTAATTGAAGCCATCAGTGGCTTAATTTATAGCGATGATGAAGTTGCCGTCGAAGAAGCTAGACTACTGATCCAATTGCAGGATGTAGCCAAGCCGAATGACTCAACTCAACCGGCTCACACTGCACTTCTCAAACAAATTCAAAAGCTTTACCGTCGTTGGGTTGAAGTGCAAAACTAATCATAGTCAAAAGTCTATAGCCTAATAACTAATGACTAATGACTAATGACTAATGACTAATGACTAAATTATGACTTCGGATCACCCAGACCCGGAGTTTCTTCTTTATCAACCTTAGGCACAAAATCAGGACGCTCTTTGCTTTCCCAACCTGCGGGGCGTTTCGAGTTGTACCAAGCTATTGAACCAATGGTTACAGCAGCAATAAAACCAACGACATACACCAAGGTGAAAGCAAAAGGAAAATGAGTCCCATCTGTTGCAATTGAATCTGCTGCCTGCATCAGTATATGCATGAGTATATTCTCCAACGTTAAGTAACACTACTTGACACACTATAGAATGAGCGTATCACTTAACATCCCTCTGGAGTTTAGTTTCAGCAGCTCCATATTGCATAGAAAAGAGGATGCAAAGCAGGGGAGGCAGGGGAAGCAGGGGAAGAAAACGAAGGACTAATGCCCAATGCCCCATGCCCAATGCCCACTCTTCATTAGTTAGAAGGTCTAAGTCTATCCCGCCAGGATGGTTGTGATGAAGAATCTGAAGAACCAGAACTATTTGTCGGAGAGGAAGATCGCCCACTTCTTCGAGGCGGGGGAGAAGAATCAGATTCTACTCTTCTGGAGCGCCGCCGTCGTGGAGTGGATGACTCTGAAGAAGAGTTATTGGAACTTGATTCTTCGGTGCGTAGGCGTAGCCCGCCGTAGGCATCGCGTCTTCTCCGTCTTGGGGTATAATCGCTCGATTGCTGTTCTTCTTGAGAATAGCTCCTCCTCCTACGTCTCCTAGATGACCTACTCTCTTCAGAATTTCTAGCACTTTCTCCTTCTGAGTCATCATCAGAGGAAATAGAACGATTCAGCACTTGTTTGGGCTTGATGGACTGGGCTTTTATAGTGCCTTTACGACCTTCTAACTTGGGACGTTTAGGAAACTTTTCTACAGGCATCCCTTCTGCCGCTTTCTCCATAAATTCGTGCCAAGTATAAGCAGCACTACCACTACTGCCGTATGTCGGGCGGTTGTCATCGTTACCTAGCCAAACCCCTGTCACCATTTGGGGAATGTAGCCAATAAACCATAAATCACGGGCTTCGTCGGAAGTGCCAGTTTTGCCTGCAACTGGTCTATTACCTAATTGAGCAGCAGCACCAGTCCCCTCTTCTACGACGTTGCGTAACATCCAAGTCATGATGGCGGCACTGTCAGCGTCAAGGGCCCGTTGTGGCTTGAAATTAGCTGACCAGATCACCTTGCCTTGGCGGTTAAGGATGCGAGTAATACCATGAGGTTCTGTGTGCAATCCCTGAGTTGCAAAACTGCCATAGGCACTAGTCAATTCCAACAGATTGACTTCATTTGAGCCGAGAGCCAAGGAGTAGGTGGGCTTGAGTTCAGATTTTATCCCCATATCATGGGCAAGTTTAATCGTTGGCGTAAATCCCACATCAATCAACACCTTCACCGCAATAATATTAATAGAGCGGGTGAGGGCATCTCGCATGTTCATCGAACCCCGAAACCTTTCACTATAGTTTTTCGGTTCGTAGCCGTCTACAACAAAGGGTGCATCTTCATAGCTATCGTAGGGGCTTTTACCGCTAGCGATCGCAGTGGCATATACAAACCCTTTAAATGTCGATCCTGGTTGCCGTTGTGCCTGAGTAACTCGATTAAACTGGTTTTTACCAAAATCTTTTCCCCCAACCATTGCCTTAATTTCACCGTTGCGGGGGTCAATGGCTACCATTGCTCCTTGCTTAAAGTTCTCCCAGCTTCCTTGATTTCGCAGGGTTTTGGCAACCGCCTCTTCTGCAACTTTCTGCCAAGTCGGGTTCAGCGTAGTTTCTACTACTAATCCTTCACTTTTTAGCACGTTAGAAGAAACGTACTTCGGCAATTCTTTTTGGATGTAGCTGGTAAAGTAGGGTGATTCTACTTCCAGCCGCTTGGGTAAACTGGTTTTGAGAGTTAGTGGTTCTTGGACTGCTGCCTGCCTTTGTTCTGGCGTAATTATTTTATCTTCTTGCATCCGTAGCAATACTAAGTCCCGCCGCCGTTTCGCAGCTTCGGGATTCTTGTCTGGAGCGTATAAGCTAGGAGCAGGTGCTAATCCAGCAATCGTTGCCATTTCCGCTAAAGAAAGCTGATCTGGCGTTTTACTAAAATATACCCAGGATGCATCTGCCACACCATAAGCTCCACCTCCCAAATAAACCAGATTTAGGTAGCGTTCTAAAATCTGATCTTTGGTTAATTCATTTTCCATTTTTTGTGCTAGGCGGACTTCCTTGAGTTTGCGCCAGATTGTCTGTTCTTGTTTCAAAAACAGAATCCGCGCAAGCTGCTGGGTGATAGTGCTAGCACCTTCAACCACACCTTGCGATCGCAAATTATTCAAACCGGCTCTAGCAATACCTTGAGGATCAAATCCGTTGTGTTGCTTAAATCTTCTATCTTCTGAGGCAATGAAAGCTTTTTTTAAATTATCTGGTATTTGTTCTAGCTTTAGCTGTTCTCTTGCTGTTTCACCTTGTTGTTGTAATACAGTTCCATCGGCGGCTTTGATAGTCAGTGTTTGCTCTCTAACCACGGCATTCAACTCTGCCTGATCTGGCAAAGTCCGATCTATTAAACTGATGCCGTAGATAAAAGCAACTATCCCACCACCTACACCCAAGCCTGCCCAAAACCAGATGCGACGATAGAGTGGTTTACCACGAGTTGCCTGATTGGACTTCATCCTAGAGGGTAAAATTTTCATTTGCTCGGTAACTGCCTCGTCTGCGCCAGATATGCTGGTGGTGAGCTTCTCATTTGTTCCTCCTTGTCCAGAGTCACTCAAATTAGTTGGTCTTCGCTTGAACCAGGAGGTAAGCTTCCCCACGTCAGTTCCTCGCTCAAAATAGTAACTGTATAACCACCATCAATCAACTTTGGGGTTAGTTCACCACCATTGTGTTAGTATAATATCCTATAAATAATTAACTAAAATCACCATAAAATAATGTTTTTTAGATTTTATAATTTAGTTTTGTAAAAAGATTGCAATTTTGATATCTCAAGTTATCGGCATTTTCTGTAACAGGTGTGCCGAAGTATTCGCAAAGACAGCCCCAAAATAGCTTACTTAAGGAGAGTGCGATGCTTAAGGCGAGGTACGCCGAAGCAAAGCCAAGCAGAAGCGCCGTTGCCCTTGGTAGTAATATCGGCGATTCACAAACAATTTTAGAAGCAGCTATAGAAACTTTAGCTCAAACGCCAGGTATTTTCTTAGAAGCCAGATCCAATTGGTACCAAACCAAAGCTGTGGGGCCACCACAGCCCGATTACCTAAATGGCTGCGTCACATTGCAGGTAGAAATATTACCGCAGCAGTTATTAGAAATTTTGTTAGGAATTGAACAACAATTTGGGCGTGTGCGTCAGGAACGCTGGGGGCCACGAATCCTAGATTTAGATTTGTTATTATTTGATGACATTATTCTGGATACACCAAATCTCCAGATTCCGCATCCACGAATGCGGGATCGGGCCTTTGTGTTAGTACCACTGGCAGAAATTGCCTCAGATTGGATAGAACCAGTATCCGGGTATGTTATTAAAGAGCTGCTGAAAGAGGTAGACTGTTCTGATGTACATTTATTGATGGGCAATTAAAAATACCATCCTTAAACGCAGAAGAACGCTGATTTCACCTCTGTATTCACAGATAATCAGATTTTATTATGCCATTAGGTAGAGAATTACCACAATTACTAAGACAACGCCTGTTTTATAAAGGACGCAAATTTGATTTTGAAGTTAATCGCTTGCGTTTGCCTAATAAATCAGAAGGAGAATGGGAATGTATTCGTCACCCTGGTGGCGCTCTAGCTGTGCCAGTGACGCCAGAGGGTAAACTTGTTCTCGTGCGTCAGTATCGTTTTGCAATTCAGGGACGAATATTAGAATTTCCGGCGGGAACTGTGGAAGCAAATGAAGAACCTTTAGAAACAATACAGCGTGAGATTGAAGAAGAAACTGGCTATAGTGCCAAAAAATGGGACAAATTAGGCGAGTTTTTCTTAGCACCCGGCTATTCTGATGAAATTATCTATGCTTTTCTGGCGCGAGATTTAGAAAAGCTGGAAACACCGCCACCACAAGACAAAGACGAGGATATCGAAACTGTGTTTTTGACTCCTGAAGAATTAGAGAAAGCGATTCTGGAGGGAGAGCCGGTAGATGCTAAATCAGTTTCTAGCTTTTTTCTAGCGCGTCCATTTTTAATTTAATCCGAATATGCTGCTAGAGTTAGCGATTGCAGATGCTTACGGTGCAGGCTTTGAATATGCTGACGAGATGCTCGTTAACAATGATTTGAGTCGATACGTGCAACATCCGCGTTTTCGACTCAATCCTGGCATCTACACCGACGACACCCAGATGAGCATTGCCATTGCTGAAGTAATTGTTGCTCAAGCACCGTGGACGGTAGAAGTTTTAGCCGATAGTTTCGTTAGAGCCTTCAAACGTGATGAGAGAGAAGGTTATGCTCGAAGCTTCTACCATTTTCTGAGAGAAATTCAAGATGGGGAAGAGTTTTTAACGAAAATTAACCCTGAGAGTGACAAAAGCGGGGCGGCGATGCGTGCAGCCCCCATTGGCATCTATCCGACACCAGAAAAGTTTCACACAGATGAAAAAAAACCCAGCTTTTAACAGTGCCGGTAAACTGACTGCTCTTTTGTTCCTGATAACTCTCTTTCTCACGCCTTGTGTGATTGTAAATGCAGGTGAACGTGGTGTCTTGATGAAATTTGGTGAAGTACAAAACCAGATATTAGGTGAAGGACTTCACTTAATTATTCCTGTAGTTAATACTGTCAAAAAATTGAGTGTTAGAGTTCAAAATCAGGAAATATCGGCGGAGGCTTCTTCTAAAGATTTACAAAATGTATTCACTGATGTTGCTCTAAATTGGCATATTGTCCCCCAGGAAGCAAATGCCATTTTTCAAGAAATTGGAGATGAACAAGATGTAGTTATTCGGATTATTAACCCGGCAGTTGAAGAAGTGCTAAAAGCAGTAATGGCAAAGTATACTGCTGAAGAAATTATTACTAAACGAGGAGAAGTTAAAGGTGGAGTGGATGATGCTTTGTCCACACGATTGGGTAGCTATCACGTTGCAGTTGATGATATTTCTCTTGTTCATGTCCATTTTTCAGAAAGATTTGGTGAGGCGGTGGAGGCGAAGCAGATTGCCGAACAAGAAGCAAAACGAGCAGAGTTTATTGCACTGAAAGCAACAAAAGAAGCTGAGGCAAAAGTTAATTTAGCAAAAGGAGAGGCTGAGGCGCACAGATTATTACGTGATGGTTTAACTCCCGAAATTCTGCAAAGGCAAGCAATAGAAAAATGGAATGGTAAGCTGCCATTAATTGTCAGCAAGGAGGCTCCAAAATTGTTTAATTTAAGTGAAATTTTAAAATTTGATAAAAATTGAGATTGCTGGGAGCAAGGGAAAAGAGGCTTTGCCGATTTTTGCACAAATACGGTAATCATAAGTGATTAACCGAACTTGATATAAGCATAAAAATTCTTCGCCTGTTTTTTGCTTAAATCAGCAAATAAAACGATTGTCCTATCTACCCGACTAGTCCAGAAACAGATATGAACGCACCACGCATCCTACTTAAGATTTACTTTATAAATACATAAATAATTTTTGAGATAGTGCTTCATCTCTTAACATAAGCTTATCAATAATTAAAGATAAAACTTATGCTTAACCACATCATAATTTTTAGGTTTAAGGCTAAATAATTGGCAGTAGACATAATTAAACGTAACTATATTTTTATCATCTTTTACACCTAATGCCTTATAGCTCATACCTTATGCTTCTTTATAAATAGTGATATTTATTTATCCCTATGTATACAACTTTGTATTTGTAACTCTAAGACTGAGATTTTGCTATTAGTTTGACAATTACTTCATATAAATTTCATAAAAGTGTTTTTAGTTTTATAAGGAGCGCTTTTTAGATAAAATTAACTACTAAAATAAGGGGGATTTTATTTATGCGTTTTTTTCAGTTTTCAGGGATTCTTGCTTGTACAACAGCAGCTTTTATATCAATTGCACCCATAGAGGTAGAAGCTGCAACTTTTAAAGTGATATCTGGAGTCACTAGCATTGATCGTGACCACGAGGATATTCTTAGAAGTATCGGACTAATCTTGACAGGCAGTCATAATACAGTCACACCAATTCCCAGAAATTATTTGGTTGGCTTTAACATAGACTCAGCCAGCAACTTTACGTTCAGCGATGAGGGCGGTTTTACTCCGCTTTCAGGGACAATTGAGAATACTGGGACTGTCACCTTCAACAATCAAATTACTATTGGTGATTTCTCAATTGGTTTTACTCCAGGACGTACCGTTAAAGATGCTAGTGGATTTGTTTTAAGAGACACATATTCTT from Nostoc commune NIES-4072 includes:
- a CDS encoding glycoside hydrolase 100 family protein, whose amino-acid sequence is MHLNELETTENLKEVEEAWRTLEKSILYYQGRPVGTVAAYDASVEALNYDQCFVRDFVSSALIFLIKGRTDIVRNFLEETLKLQPKERALDAYKPGRGLIPASFKVVSENGQEYLEADFGEHAIARVTPVDSCLWWIILLRAYVIATEDFSLAYQPEFQNGIRLIMEICLANRFDMYPTLLVPDGACMIDRRMGIYGHPLELQVLFYTALRASRELLICQGNSDIVEAIDNRLPLLCAHIRQHYWIDINRLNAIYRFKSEEYGKGAVNLFNIYVDSVPYYELDKWLPKKGGYLAGNVGPSQLDTRFFSLGNLMAIISDLATEEQSQAIMTLIEDRWDDLVGDMPMKICFPALEHEEYRIVTGCDPKNIPWSYHNAGSWPVLMWMLAAAAVKTNKTNLAQKAIETAQGRLSTDEWPEYYDGKKGRLIGKQARKYQTWTITGFLLAKELMANPTYLPLISFGKLPAEQVSRACEFEIASVDPYLSR
- a CDS encoding 16S rRNA (cytosine(967)-C(5))-methyltransferase, with protein sequence MTNPRQLAFIALRDVHKGAYADVALDRVLQKVNLPDSDRRLLTELVYGSVRRQRTLDTLIDQFAKKKSHQQPQDLRTILHLGFYQLRYQQRIPASAAVNTTVQLAKENGFSGLTGFVNGLLRQYLRQAGEQGSTGVEEKNSSLPQSPVPSPHSPLPDFDPLQLPENPVERLGILHSFPDWIIQVWLEQLGLAQTEQLCEWMNQSPTIDLRINPLRTSIEEVEAALQSVGILVRRIPDLPQALRLIGSAGSIQKLPGFKEGWWTVQDSSAQLVSHLLDPQPGEVVIDVCAAPGGKTTHIAELMADKGKIWACDRTPSRLRKLQENSQRLNLQSIQIYTGDSRHFNQFQNTADRVLLDAPCSGLGTMHRHADARWRQTPESVRELSVLQKELITHTSTFVKPGGVLVYATCTLHPAENEEIISTFLAESPHWQIESPSGFELPASAYSTPQGWFKVWPHKQDMDGFFMVRLRKTNNSE
- a CDS encoding TerB family tellurite resistance protein, yielding MVTPSNVKNLVKILIGAAWIDGRIQPEERQYLREIAQAKGLANDPEIKPWLYEFVPVQPKECYDWVREYLGDRPSHEDCENLIEAISGLIYSDDEVAVEEARLLIQLQDVAKPNDSTQPAHTALLKQIQKLYRRWVEVQN
- the psb35 gene encoding photosystem II assembly protein Psb35, whose translation is MHILMQAADSIATDGTHFPFAFTLVYVVGFIAAVTIGSIAWYNSKRPAGWESKERPDFVPKVDKEETPGLGDPKS
- a CDS encoding transglycosylase domain-containing protein, with the translated sequence MKILPSRMKSNQATRGKPLYRRIWFWAGLGVGGGIVAFIYGISLIDRTLPDQAELNAVVREQTLTIKAADGTVLQQQGETAREQLKLEQIPDNLKKAFIASEDRRFKQHNGFDPQGIARAGLNNLRSQGVVEGASTITQQLARILFLKQEQTIWRKLKEVRLAQKMENELTKDQILERYLNLVYLGGGAYGVADASWVYFSKTPDQLSLAEMATIAGLAPAPSLYAPDKNPEAAKRRRDLVLLRMQEDKIITPEQRQAAVQEPLTLKTSLPKRLEVESPYFTSYIQKELPKYVSSNVLKSEGLVVETTLNPTWQKVAEEAVAKTLRNQGSWENFKQGAMVAIDPRNGEIKAMVGGKDFGKNQFNRVTQAQRQPGSTFKGFVYATAIASGKSPYDSYEDAPFVVDGYEPKNYSERFRGSMNMRDALTRSINIIAVKVLIDVGFTPTIKLAHDMGIKSELKPTYSLALGSNEVNLLELTSAYGSFATQGLHTEPHGITRILNRQGKVIWSANFKPQRALDADSAAIMTWMLRNVVEEGTGAAAQLGNRPVAGKTGTSDEARDLWFIGYIPQMVTGVWLGNDDNRPTYGSSGSAAYTWHEFMEKAAEGMPVEKFPKRPKLEGRKGTIKAQSIKPKQVLNRSISSDDDSEGESARNSEESRSSRRRRRRSYSQEEQQSSDYTPRRRRRDAYGGLRLRTEESSSNNSSSESSTPRRRRSRRVESDSSPPPRRSGRSSSPTNSSGSSDSSSQPSWRDRLRPSN
- the folK gene encoding 2-amino-4-hydroxy-6-hydroxymethyldihydropteridine diphosphokinase produces the protein MLKARYAEAKPSRSAVALGSNIGDSQTILEAAIETLAQTPGIFLEARSNWYQTKAVGPPQPDYLNGCVTLQVEILPQQLLEILLGIEQQFGRVRQERWGPRILDLDLLLFDDIILDTPNLQIPHPRMRDRAFVLVPLAEIASDWIEPVSGYVIKELLKEVDCSDVHLLMGN
- a CDS encoding NUDIX hydrolase translates to MPLGRELPQLLRQRLFYKGRKFDFEVNRLRLPNKSEGEWECIRHPGGALAVPVTPEGKLVLVRQYRFAIQGRILEFPAGTVEANEEPLETIQREIEEETGYSAKKWDKLGEFFLAPGYSDEIIYAFLARDLEKLETPPPQDKDEDIETVFLTPEELEKAILEGEPVDAKSVSSFFLARPFLI
- a CDS encoding ADP-ribosylglycohydrolase family protein, giving the protein MLLELAIADAYGAGFEYADEMLVNNDLSRYVQHPRFRLNPGIYTDDTQMSIAIAEVIVAQAPWTVEVLADSFVRAFKRDEREGYARSFYHFLREIQDGEEFLTKINPESDKSGAAMRAAPIGIYPTPEKFHTDEKKPSF
- a CDS encoding prohibitin family protein, with the protein product MKKNPAFNSAGKLTALLFLITLFLTPCVIVNAGERGVLMKFGEVQNQILGEGLHLIIPVVNTVKKLSVRVQNQEISAEASSKDLQNVFTDVALNWHIVPQEANAIFQEIGDEQDVVIRIINPAVEEVLKAVMAKYTAEEIITKRGEVKGGVDDALSTRLGSYHVAVDDISLVHVHFSERFGEAVEAKQIAEQEAKRAEFIALKATKEAEAKVNLAKGEAEAHRLLRDGLTPEILQRQAIEKWNGKLPLIVSKEAPKLFNLSEILKFDKN